A window of the Candidatus Saccharibacteria bacterium oral taxon 488 genome harbors these coding sequences:
- a CDS encoding 50S ribosomal protein L18, with product MAENKKLLNQALRKNRVRAKVSGTAERPRLTVTISNMHVSAQLIDDIAGKTLAAATTVGTKAKGTMSEKCAAIGTEIAKKAKKSKISAVVFDRNGRQYAGRLKALADAARQEGLEF from the coding sequence ATGGCTGAAAACAAGAAATTACTCAACCAAGCTCTTCGCAAAAACCGCGTTCGCGCGAAAGTTTCAGGCACTGCAGAGCGCCCACGCCTGACGGTCACCATCAGCAACATGCACGTCAGTGCTCAGCTGATCGACGACATCGCTGGCAAGACATTGGCTGCCGCAACCACTGTCGGCACCAAAGCAAAAGGTACGATGAGCGAAAAATGTGCTGCCATCGGTACGGAAATTGCTAAGAAAGCAAAGAAAAGTAAAATTAGCGCAGTGGTCTTTGACCGCAACGGCCGCCAGTACGCTGGTCGCTTGAAGGCATTGGCTGATGCTGCGCGCCAAGAAGGATTGGAGTTCTAG
- a CDS encoding 50S ribosomal protein L6, producing MSRIGKLPVVIPAGVTITVDSGDVVVKGPKGELTQFITPAVEVKVEDGQVTVHPKDESKTARAQHGLMRALINNMVIGVTKGYEKRLEVNGVGFRVSSSNNELEMALGFSHPVKYKAPEGITVTNEKMTIIVSGINKQQVGQVAAEIRALKKPEPYKGKGIKYADEQILRKAGKTGK from the coding sequence CTGAGTCGAATCGGAAAACTGCCGGTGGTTATTCCGGCCGGTGTGACAATCACGGTTGACTCTGGTGATGTGGTCGTAAAGGGCCCGAAAGGTGAATTGACACAATTCATCACGCCAGCAGTTGAGGTGAAAGTCGAAGACGGACAAGTCACGGTTCATCCGAAGGATGAGTCTAAAACTGCTCGCGCCCAGCACGGTCTGATGCGCGCGCTGATCAACAACATGGTAATCGGCGTGACCAAGGGCTACGAGAAGCGTCTCGAGGTCAATGGTGTCGGTTTCCGCGTGAGCTCCAGTAACAATGAGCTGGAAATGGCGCTCGGGTTTTCACACCCAGTCAAATACAAAGCCCCAGAGGGCATCACCGTTACCAACGAAAAGATGACCATCATCGTCAGCGGTATCAATAAACAGCAAGTCGGCCAAGTCGCTGCGGAAATCCGCGCGCTGAAGAAGCCTGAACCATACAAGGGCAAGGGTATCAAGTACGCTGACGAGCAAATTTTGCGCAAAGCAGGAAAGACAGGTAAGTAA